Proteins found in one Pseudomonas sp. P8_241 genomic segment:
- a CDS encoding carbon-nitrogen hydrolase family protein, giving the protein MSVAVIQMVSQSDVLANLAQARRLLEQAAAGGARLAVLPENFAAMGRRDIADIGRAEALGEGPILPWLKQTARDLKLWIVAGTLPLPPVDQPAAKVHACSLLVDDQGETMARYDKLHLFDVDVADNRGRYRESDDYAYGSGVVVADTPVGRVGLTVCYDLRFPELYSELRAAGAQLITAPSAFTAVTGAAHWEVLIRARAIETQCYVLAAAQGGTHPGPRETFGHAAIIDPWGRVLAQQDQGEAVLLAERDSSEQASIRARMPVSTHRRFFSQGAQRPASERRI; this is encoded by the coding sequence ATGTCTGTCGCGGTGATTCAAATGGTCAGCCAGAGCGATGTGCTGGCCAACTTGGCCCAGGCCCGTCGTTTGCTTGAACAAGCGGCTGCGGGCGGTGCGAGGCTTGCCGTGCTGCCGGAGAATTTCGCTGCCATGGGGCGCCGTGACATCGCCGATATCGGCCGCGCCGAAGCGTTGGGCGAAGGCCCGATCCTGCCGTGGTTGAAACAGACCGCGCGCGACCTCAAGTTATGGATAGTGGCTGGCACCTTGCCGTTGCCACCGGTGGATCAGCCGGCGGCCAAGGTACACGCCTGTTCGTTGCTGGTTGATGACCAGGGCGAAACGATGGCGCGCTATGACAAGCTGCACTTGTTCGACGTCGACGTGGCGGACAATCGCGGACGTTATCGCGAATCCGATGACTATGCTTATGGCAGTGGCGTCGTGGTGGCAGACACACCGGTCGGTCGGGTTGGTCTGACGGTCTGTTATGACTTGCGCTTCCCGGAGCTGTACAGCGAGTTACGCGCTGCCGGTGCGCAACTGATTACGGCGCCTTCTGCGTTTACTGCCGTGACCGGCGCCGCGCACTGGGAAGTGCTGATTCGCGCACGAGCCATCGAGACCCAGTGTTATGTGCTTGCGGCTGCCCAGGGCGGGACGCATCCGGGGCCGCGAGAGACTTTCGGTCACGCTGCTATCATCGATCCCTGGGGGCGGGTGCTGGCGCAACAGGATCAAGGCGAGGCCGTGCTGCTGGCCGAACGCGACAGCAGCGAACAGGCGTCCATCCGGGCGCGGATGCCGGTGTCCACTCATCGGCGCTTTTTCTCGCAGGGCGCCCAGCGACCTGCATCAGAACGACGAATTTAA
- the tldD gene encoding metalloprotease TldD has protein sequence MSELLSSVSEHLLAPGGVTIESLQGVLGDLAGPGIDAADLYFQGQISESWALEDGIVKEGSFNLDQGVGVRAQSGEKTGFAYSNAITLEALGAAARAARSISRAGQNGTVQAFTTQDVAQLYGPDNPLEVLSRAEKVDLLKRIDAATRALDPRIQQVTVSMAGVWERILVASTDGGLAADVRPLVRFNVSVIVEQNGRRERGGHGGGGRTDYRYFLAEDRAMGYAREALRQALVNLEAIPAPAGTLPVVLGSGWSGVLLHEAVGHGLEGDFNRKGSSAYSGRMGEMVASKLCTIVDDGTLAGRRGSLSVDDEGTPTECTTLIENGVLKGYMQDKLNARLMGVARTGNGRRESYAHLPMPRMTNTYMLAGESDPQEIIASVKRGIYCANLGGGQVDITSGKFVFSTSEAYLIEDGKITAPVKGATLIGNGPEAMSKVSMVGNDLSLDSGVGTCGKDGQSVPVGVGQPTLKIDAITVGGTGS, from the coding sequence ATGAGCGAGTTGTTGTCCTCAGTCAGTGAACACCTCCTGGCGCCCGGCGGCGTGACGATCGAGAGCCTGCAAGGTGTGCTCGGCGATCTGGCTGGCCCGGGCATCGATGCCGCCGACCTGTATTTCCAGGGGCAGATTTCCGAGTCCTGGGCGTTGGAAGACGGCATCGTCAAGGAAGGCAGCTTCAACCTCGATCAGGGTGTGGGTGTGCGGGCGCAATCGGGTGAAAAAACCGGTTTTGCTTATAGCAACGCCATCACCCTGGAAGCCTTGGGCGCAGCAGCCCGTGCTGCCCGTTCGATTTCTCGCGCCGGGCAGAATGGCACGGTACAGGCGTTCACCACGCAAGATGTCGCGCAGTTGTATGGGCCGGACAATCCGCTGGAAGTGCTGTCCCGTGCCGAGAAAGTCGATTTGCTCAAGCGCATCGACGCCGCCACCCGCGCGCTCGATCCGCGTATCCAGCAGGTCACCGTGAGCATGGCCGGTGTCTGGGAGCGGATTCTGGTGGCCTCCACCGACGGCGGCCTGGCGGCGGACGTGCGACCGCTGGTGCGTTTCAATGTCAGTGTGATCGTCGAGCAGAACGGTCGTCGCGAGCGCGGTGGACATGGCGGTGGCGGTCGTACCGACTACCGCTATTTCCTCGCCGAAGACCGCGCCATGGGCTATGCCCGTGAAGCATTGCGCCAGGCACTGGTCAATCTTGAAGCGATTCCGGCACCGGCCGGTACCTTGCCGGTGGTGCTCGGTTCCGGGTGGTCGGGCGTGCTGCTGCACGAAGCGGTCGGGCATGGTCTGGAAGGCGATTTCAATCGCAAGGGCAGTTCGGCTTACAGCGGACGCATGGGCGAAATGGTTGCGTCCAAGCTTTGCACCATCGTCGATGACGGCACCCTGGCCGGTCGCCGTGGCTCGTTGAGTGTCGATGACGAAGGCACGCCGACCGAGTGCACCACGCTGATCGAGAACGGCGTGCTCAAAGGCTACATGCAGGACAAGCTCAATGCCCGCCTGATGGGCGTGGCCCGCACCGGCAATGGTCGTCGAGAATCCTATGCGCACCTGCCGATGCCGCGCATGACCAACACTTACATGCTCGCCGGCGAAAGCGATCCGCAAGAAATCATCGCCTCGGTGAAACGCGGAATCTACTGCGCCAATCTCGGCGGCGGTCAGGTGGATATCACCAGCGGCAAATTCGTGTTCTCCACCAGCGAGGCGTATCTGATCGAGGACGGCAAGATCACTGCCCCGGTCAAAGGTGCAACACTGATCGGCAACGGGCCGGAAGCCATGAGCAAAGTGTCGATGGTCGGTAACGACCTCTCACTGGACAGTGGTGTGGGGACGTGCGGCAAGGATGGGCAGTCGGTGCCGGTGGGTGTCGGCCAGCCAACGCTGAAGATTGATGCGATCACCGTGGGTGGCACGGGTTCGTAA
- the yjgA gene encoding ribosome biogenesis factor YjgA, whose product MVDSYDDSLDTGEKSKSQVKRELHALVDLGERLTTLKPDLLAKLPLTDAMRRALADAPKHTANIARKRHLQFIGKLMRDQDTDAILVLLDQLDASTRQYNERFHNLERWRDRLIAGDDAVLEKFVVDYPDADRQQLRSLIRQAQHEVAQNKPPASSRKIFKYIRELDETQRGLR is encoded by the coding sequence ATGGTTGATTCTTACGACGACTCCCTCGATACGGGAGAAAAAAGCAAATCCCAGGTCAAACGCGAGCTGCATGCTCTGGTTGATCTCGGCGAGCGCCTTACAACACTCAAGCCTGACTTGCTGGCAAAACTGCCGTTGACCGACGCTATGCGCCGGGCCCTGGCCGATGCGCCCAAGCACACCGCGAATATCGCGCGTAAACGGCACCTTCAGTTCATCGGCAAACTGATGCGCGATCAGGACACTGACGCCATTCTGGTTTTGCTCGATCAACTCGATGCCTCCACTCGCCAGTACAACGAACGCTTCCACAACCTGGAACGTTGGCGTGATCGCCTGATCGCCGGCGACGATGCCGTGCTGGAAAAATTCGTCGTCGACTACCCGGACGCGGATCGCCAGCAATTGCGCTCCCTGATCCGGCAGGCCCAGCACGAGGTTGCGCAAAACAAACCTCCTGCTTCCAGCCGTAAAATCTTCAAGTACATCCGTGAGCTGGACGAGACTCAACGCGGTCTGCGTTAA